A window of Roseburia hominis A2-183 genomic DNA:
TATGTGAAACTTCCGGATCAGGCAAAGACGGCAATGTCGATCGTTGCCGCCGCAGATTATGATCTGTATTTTAAGGAAGGGTATGCGGCACCGGTTTCTGTTTCGGCGTTTGCTGACGGTATCCGCGATTTCTTTGAGAAACCGGATGAGGTTCTCATCACCAAGCAGACGAAAAAGAGCGAGCGCGTGCTGGATATCAAACCGCTCATCTACGGCTTTCAGGTGACGGACCGCGGCGGCGTGCCGTCCTTCTATCTGAAGCTTTCCACCGGAAGTACGGATAATCTGAAGCCGGAGCTGGTGCTTGAGGCGCTGTTTTTACACATGGGACTTACCTATGATCCCAATGCGATTCAGATTCACAGGAAGGATGTCTATGCGTCCGACGGGGATGATTTTGTGTCCTTAGGCGCGATGGGAGAAGTAATCGAATGAACCGTTACATGATAACGCGAGAGAAGATAAAAGGGCAGGAATATCTGATTTCTGCCCTTTATGATGAGAAAAAACATATGATTGAGGTATTGCCGGAGGCGGCGGGGGAGACATCACTGCTCGGCAATATCTATGTCGGAAAAGTCGAGAACATTGTCACCAATCTAAATGCCGCGTTTGTCAAGATAGCGCCGGATATACGGTGCTATCTGCCGCTGTCCGATGTGAAGAATCCCGTTTTTACCAGAAAGCTGTCGCAGACAAAGGCGCTTGCGGCGGGCGATGAACTTCTGGTACAGGTCTCGCGCGAGGCGCTTAAGACAAAAGATCCCGCGGTGACGACAAACCTGACGATCGCGGGAACCTATGCCGTCTTAACTTCCGGAAACCGGAAGAAGAGCGTCTCATCAAAGGTAAAGGGGGAGGCCAGAGAGCGTCTGGTGAAGCTTGTAGAGCAGACGGCAGGGGAGTACGGCGTGATTCTCCGCACCAATGCCGCAGAGGCTTCCGATGAGACGGTTCTGCTTGAACTGGAAGTGCTTTCGGAGCGCTATGAGACGATGGCGGAGGCGGCGGCACACAAGAACTGTTACACGCTTGTATACAGGGAGGAAGCGGGATGGCTGCGCCATATCAGAGACCTGCGGAAGGACGATCTGGAAGAGATTGTGACAGATGACCGCGGAATGTTCGAGGATATCTGCAGTGCCTGCCGGATCCATAAGCAGGCGCTTACGACGGGAGGAAGCGTGCCCGTGCCGGTGGACGATGTAATGACGGCGGATGGAATCCGGATCCGTTATTACAAGGATCCGGCGCTCTCCCTTGGAGCACTCTACAGTGTCCGGTCGGAGCTGAAAAATGCATTGAGTGAGCGCGTATGGTTAAAATCCGGTGCCTATCTGGTCATTCAGCCGACGGAGGCTCTGACGGTGGTGGATGTCAACACCGGAAAGAATGTGGCAAAAAAGGAGATGCAGGAGAACTTTCTGCGCGTGAACAAGGAAGCGGCAGAGGAGATTGCCAGACAACTGCGGCTGCGGAATCTCTCGGGAATGGTTCTGGTGGATTTTATAAATCTGACATCAAAATCCGCGGAAGAGGAACTGCTTAAGACATTCCGGGCGGCACTGCAAAAAGATCCGGTTCCGGCGCAGCTTATCGATATGACCGCACTCGGTCTGGTCGAGGTGACCCGCAAAAAAATAAAAAGACCGCTGCATGAGATTTTTCCGGACGGTCTGGGATTCTAAAAAAAAAGATACCTTTCAAAAAAAAGGTATCTTTTTTTGTGCCTGTTTTTTTCCTTAGAATAATAAAAAAATGAAAGGAAACTTGCAGGATGCAGAATACATATCAATTTATCAGTGATAAGGGAGTTTTTTCTCTGCCGGGGGCGGCAGATTACAGTGATCTGTATTTCCCGGTCGCAGGGGAGTGTGGTATCAAAAGCGCGGTGACGCCGACACTTGGCGGGGACTGCAAGCTGGATCAGAATACGTTTCTGCTGGAGCCGGTGAGCGTGGAGAATCTTCATAATAATCGGAATGCCAGAAATTTCTGGTGCCATATCGGAACGCACGGAAGCTGGTCCGCCACGGGCAATTCGGCGGAAGAAATCGCAAAAAAATTTACGGATCTTGCGGATGAAAACGAAGTGACAGCCGGTTTTATGTGGCAGACCGTGACGAGAACCTCCAGGAAGTATCAGCTTTCGGCACAGATCACGTCGTTTGTTCCGCTGGACGATCCGATGGAGATCATGTATGTGGAGATTACCAATACAGGCAACATGCAGGTACGATTCACGCCGACCGCAGCCATACCGGTCTATGGCAGGAGCGCGGACAATCTGAGGGATCACCGGCATGTGACATCGCTGCTGCACCGCATCCGCACGGTGGAGAACGGTGTGCTTGTGACGCCGACGATGTCTTTTGACGAGCGGGGGCACCGCCCGAACGAGATGACCTACTTTGTGTGCGGATACGACCAGACGGGGGAGGCACCGGAAGATTTTTACCCGACCGTGCAGGATTTTATCGGCGAGGGAGGTAATTTTGAGCGGCCAAAGGCGGTTGTCAAAAATCTTGCCGGTGTGCCGGCGGGCAGTGCATATGCCGGATGTGAGGCGGTCGGCGGACTCCATTTTAAGGAGAGGATTCTTGCACCGGGCGAGACCGCAGGATACACGATCATGATCGGGGCGGTGCGAAAGACGGAATATGCCGGGGAGACGATTTTAAGCATGACGGCAGCGTACCGCACGGCGGCGCAGACGAAGGCGGCGTATGAGCGCATGAAAACATACTGGGAACAGAAAGTAAATGTATCCTACCACACGAAAGACCGCCAGTTTGACCGCTATATGCAGTGGGTCAGCTTTCAGCCGATCCTGCGCCGGATCTATGGCTGTTCCTTTTTGCCGCACCATGATTACGGAAAGGGAGGAAGAGGCTGGAGAGATCTCTGGCAGGACTGTCTGGCACTTCTTTTGATGAATCCGGACGGTGTGCGCGAGATGCTTCTCAATAATTTTCAGGGTGTCCGCATCGACGGAACCAATGCGACCATTATCGGAAGCAAGGAGGGAACCTTTATCGCCGACCGCAATCAGATTACGCGCGTGTGGATGGATCACGGGGTCTGGCCGTTTGTGACGACAAAGCTCTATATCGACCAGACCGGCGATCTTGCGGTTCTGGAGGAAGAGATCCCATATTTTAAGGATCAGCA
This region includes:
- a CDS encoding ribonuclease E/G, translated to MNRYMITREKIKGQEYLISALYDEKKHMIEVLPEAAGETSLLGNIYVGKVENIVTNLNAAFVKIAPDIRCYLPLSDVKNPVFTRKLSQTKALAAGDELLVQVSREALKTKDPAVTTNLTIAGTYAVLTSGNRKKSVSSKVKGEARERLVKLVEQTAGEYGVILRTNAAEASDETVLLELEVLSERYETMAEAAAHKNCYTLVYREEAGWLRHIRDLRKDDLEEIVTDDRGMFEDICSACRIHKQALTTGGSVPVPVDDVMTADGIRIRYYKDPALSLGALYSVRSELKNALSERVWLKSGAYLVIQPTEALTVVDVNTGKNVAKKEMQENFLRVNKEAAEEIARQLRLRNLSGMVLVDFINLTSKSAEEELLKTFRAALQKDPVPAQLIDMTALGLVEVTRKKIKRPLHEIFPDGLGF
- a CDS encoding TIGR03936 family radical SAM-associated protein; amino-acid sequence: MKIRIRFRKYGVMKFIGHLDVMRYFQKAMRRAHIDICYSEGFSPHQIMSFAAPLGVGITSDGEYMDIEVHTSASTEESLRALNGVMVEGVECTGYVKLPDQAKTAMSIVAAADYDLYFKEGYAAPVSVSAFADGIRDFFEKPDEVLITKQTKKSERVLDIKPLIYGFQVTDRGGVPSFYLKLSTGSTDNLKPELVLEALFLHMGLTYDPNAIQIHRKDVYASDGDDFVSLGAMGEVIE
- a CDS encoding GH36-type glycosyl hydrolase domain-containing protein codes for the protein MQNTYQFISDKGVFSLPGAADYSDLYFPVAGECGIKSAVTPTLGGDCKLDQNTFLLEPVSVENLHNNRNARNFWCHIGTHGSWSATGNSAEEIAKKFTDLADENEVTAGFMWQTVTRTSRKYQLSAQITSFVPLDDPMEIMYVEITNTGNMQVRFTPTAAIPVYGRSADNLRDHRHVTSLLHRIRTVENGVLVTPTMSFDERGHRPNEMTYFVCGYDQTGEAPEDFYPTVQDFIGEGGNFERPKAVVKNLAGVPAGSAYAGCEAVGGLHFKERILAPGETAGYTIMIGAVRKTEYAGETILSMTAAYRTAAQTKAAYERMKTYWEQKVNVSYHTKDRQFDRYMQWVSFQPILRRIYGCSFLPHHDYGKGGRGWRDLWQDCLALLLMNPDGVREMLLNNFQGVRIDGTNATIIGSKEGTFIADRNQITRVWMDHGVWPFVTTKLYIDQTGDLAVLEEEIPYFKDQQAGRGTKKDAAWKAQDGCWQRDAAGNVYRGSVLEHLLLQNLTAFYEVGEHGHIRLRGADWNDALDMAGERGESVAFTNAYAGNLRELAELLALYAEKTGKESVPLNRDLFVLLADDDTLYASVQKKQELLTRYTDACIHEVSGQKTEVSITELVRSLQKKAAFLTGHIRATEWVTDEEGNGWFNGYYDNHGRCVEGVFAQGVRMMLTSQVFAVMAQTATDEQVAEIVRSADKYLYCDAMGGYRLNTDFGEVKMDLGRMFGFAYGEKENGAVFSHMAVMFANALYKRGFVKEGHRALDALYRQSVHFETSRIYPGIPEYFNSRGKGMYHYLTGAASWYMLTVITEMFGAKGCAGNLMLEPKLERQQFDLDERAELFFSFAGQSLHLVYENKEHKEYGAYRPGTIRIDGELWDYSGGEKETRSVCIDRERLKQLDFDVTHEILVELV